The Rickettsiales bacterium nucleotide sequence TGGCACAGATTAAATATCAAGATCCAACTGAGCCATTTGGCGTTGATAAAATGGCTAGCCAACTTGCAAATTTATCAAGTGTTCAACAATCAATTGAAACTAATACATCGCTTAAGGATTTGTTAAAAGTTTCTTCAAGCTCGCAAGCTTCATCAGTTGCAAATTTTATTAATAGGCAAGTTGAATATATAGGTAATGAATTTTATTATTTTCCTGAAGCGGGAAGTCAGAATGTAAGTTATAAAGCTGAAAAGGATTTTTCTTCAGCAATTGCTGAAATTAAAGATGAGGGTGGCAAAACAATTTGGAAGGGTTCAGTTGAAAGCACTCAAGGTGAGCATAAATTTTCTTGGGATGGAAAAGATGATTTGGGCAATGCTAAATTGGAAGGAAAATACAGCGTATTAATTTATGGTATGGATGCGGAAGGCAAGCAATCTCCGTTTCAAACTATTACAAATGGTATTGTTTCAGGGGTGGATTATACTCAAAACGGGCAGCCAACTCTAGTTTTTGGTAATCAAAAAAGCCCAATAAAAGTTTCAATTGCAAATGTTGCCAATGTTTTTGGTGGCGGTGAAATTAATATAATAAATAATAATTAGGGGGATATATGTCTTTATTCGGTGCATTATCAGCAAGTTTAACAAGCTTAACTTCGCAATCAACTGCAGTTAATATTATTTCAAACAATATTGCAAACCTCAACACAACTGGTTTTAAGTCGTCTTCAGCATCTTTTCAAACGCTAGTTGCTGGTAGAGTTGGCGGTGGTGTATTAGATTCAATTAGGCAAAATATTGATACTCAAGGTGCAATTCAATCAACTGGAGCTGGAACAGATTTAGCGTTGCAAGGAAATGGATTCTTTGCAGTTACAAATCGTGCTGGGTTATCTTCATTCGCTGAGGGCGGAAATGTTGATACATTATATTCAAGAGCTGGCTCATTTAGAACAAATTCTGATGGTAACTTGGTTAATGAAGCAGGTTATGCATTGCTAGGTTGGCCATTAGATTCAGAGGGAAGATTACCTGGCGTTTCTGGTAATTCTACTTATACAAGATCAGCAAAAGACTTAGCGAGCTTAGTGCCTGTTTCGACAGCTTCAATTACTGGAACTGCAACGCCAACTTCATCTATAAATGCAAAAATTAACTTAAGAGCTGAAGAAGATGTTCTGCAAGGTGCTGGTGGATTACTTGATCCAGTTAGTTCAGCAAACGCAACTAATAGTGCAACAGATATTATAATTCCTGCAGGTTTTGCTAATGGTGCTACAATGACCGTTACAACTGGCATTGGTGATAGCTTTGTTTACACATATGGTGGCGTTGCTCTATCAGATGACATCGCAGGTGGTATTGGGGGGGTTACTTCACCTACAGCAACCTTTACAGCAGCACCTTTTACTAATGGTGCTGAATTTACAATTACAGTTAATGATGGAACAGGTGCAAAAACTTTTACTTATAGGTTTACAGCTACATCAAACACTAGCTTGGGTGAATTTAGAAATCTAAATGAATTATCTCAAATTATTAATGCTACATCTGGTTTAAGGGCTCGTGTAAATAATGGAATTTTATACATTGCTGGTGATGATGCAAACTCAAGTTTAGCATTTTCTGATGTTGCTTCAAGTGGCTTAGTTGCTGGTCTTGGTTTAGATGATGATAGTATTACTTTTAACAGCACAGGAACAAGATTTGCCTCATTGGGAAATCTAAAATCTGCAATTGATGCAACTGGTAACCAAAAAATCGCTGCAATTTTGAATAACCCTACTGGAAGTGCAACACTAAATATTTATAATGTTGACCCAACTGATACCATAACATTTACAGATAGCTTAGCTGGTGATGACTTACTTGATGAATTTTCACTAAACACAACCGCAATTCCACCTGTTTATGATGCAACAGCTCCAGTGGGCGGTGGCAAAAATATGGCAAGTGGTGCTATCCCTGCGGATTTCTCGAGAACAATAACGGTTTATACTTCTCTTGGGCAACCACTAGATTTAAGATTAGCATTCGCTAAGATAAGGGATTCTGAAAATGAAGGTTCTTGGGCTGTAGAATTATACGCTTCTGACCCAACACAAGTTACAGGTGCGGTTAGCTCTCTTAAAGATGATGGATTAATTGCGTATGGGGTTGTTTCTTTCAATGGTGATGGAACATTAAAATCAGTTTCTGGCCCTTCAACTGCGGGTGCATCAATTGCTGGTGATATCATATTAGACCCAGCAGGATTAGCAGTTGCACAAACCTTAAATTTAAGATTAGGAACAGCAGGTGATGTTGGAATTGGAAAATCAGATGGTTTATCGCAATTTGGTGGACAATATTCAGTTGATAATTTAAGCCAAAATGGTTTCCCTACAGGTAGGTTACAAGCTCTGCAAATTAATGCAGAAGGCTTAGTAACGGCTGTTTTTGATAACTCTCTAAGTTCTGTAGTTTATAAATTGCCTATAGTTACTTTTGCAAATCCTAATGGTATGACGCAGGAATCAGGTAATGCGTTCTCCTCTAATAGTGAATCTGGCGGTGCAAACTTAGGTGAAGTTGGTGATGCAGGCGTTGGAACTATAGTACCAGGTGCGTTAGAGGTTTCAACTGCTGAAATCGGTTCAGAATTAACAGCTTTAATTGTATCACAACAAGCTTATGGTGCATCAGCTAATGTTCTTAGAAAAGTTGGTGAATTATTTGATGAATTAAAACAGCTATAATTTTTCTATATCAAATACCCAAGAAGCAGAAGTTTCAAGGGTTGGCGGTTTAATCGCCGCTTAAATTAGCTCATGTAGAGTAATAGCGTTCCCCCAACGCTTTGAGCTTATAGTCTTAATTGACTTAAGAACGCCCGTAATTATTCCCATTCCCCCTTTTTAATAATTACGGGCTTTTCAATTTATTCCAAAAAAACTTAAAATAGATGTTGTTAGGTATAGTTAGAGATAAGCTCCTTAACCTCCAATTGTCGCCCCGCATTTATTGCGGGTGTGAATTCACACCCGCAACAAGTGCGGGGTGACACTAAAGAGAAAAAACTACAGAAATTAATTAAAACCTACCTTTATCTTACAATACCCTAAAATAACTTCTTGAATTTAATTAGTATTTTGTTAATAAGTGTTATGTTATAACGTAACACATTTATGGAAGAAGTTGCATCAGAAATTATAAATTACCACTTTAGAGAAAATTCGGGTGTTTCCCAAAAATACATTAGTGAATTTAGCAAAGATGGCTTTTATAAAGCAAACAGCCTCAACAAAAGTGAATATGTTGCTGAAAACACTCCAGACCTTATAGCTATTGGCATATATTTATTTAAGAAAAAATATCCTAATAAAGAGCTTCAATATTCAGATTATAGCAAATTTATTTTATGTATTGAAGAGGCTTATAAAAATTTATCTGGAGTGTATAATTTATATGAGTCTGAGATAAAAAAGCAGGGCAGGGTTTTTTTAAGTGAGCAGGATATTCCTCACAATCATGGAGAAAATATTATTGGCTATGACCCATCATATGAGGCATTCCAGAGGTTAAAATTAAAGCAGCTTGCAAAATCTGCTGTTGGTATTGGTGATGTGTTGCACCATCTTGAAGAGGGCTTGCTTGACCCTTCAAATACACCGCTTGTTTTTGATAGTAAAAATGAAATTTGGGTGCCAATAAATTTTGGACACGGGCAGGGTGGAGATAATGACCACCACTCACACGATCAATATTTACCTCATATTTCAACGAATTTAGTTGGAATGGTTAATTCAGGAAATTCTACGAATAGTTTTTTATCTTTAAATAGAATGAGTAATAATGGCTTTCATTATGCGATTTCCTCAAATTTTGAATTTGAAAAAGTTGAAAATGTTCTCGGCTCAAAAATGCATAACTCAGTTTTTAGAGGTTATAAGCCAATTTCTCAAGATGCAGATGGCTTTAGGGGGCTTGATGTAGCGGTTATTTATAATGATTCTAATCACGAAGCAGATGAAAACAAGCCAATTTACTTGCCTCATCATCATCCAATGGCAATATTTGAAGGCAAAAGTTTGGAGGCTTATGTTGGAATTAAAAACACTCAGCAATTTTTTACTCACGCAATGGGTTTGAGTAGAGTTTTCAAAGGTAAGAAAGATTTATTCGGCCTAAAAGCTGAAACAAGTTTTAGAATACCCTCACTTGCTGGTTTTGGTTTTTTCACAACAACCGCTTTATATTCTGAAAAGATAAATTTTAATGGTGGTTATGGTGGCTCTCATTTTGGGCTTGGAATTAATTTTGAACAACACGGAAAAGTTAGCTTCTTAAATCCGCTTGCACATATAAAATTATCAAGAAATGAAATTATTGCAGAGGGCGGTGAACTTGAAAAAAATATCAATGCAGAATTTACATATAACGCACCAATAAATAAATTTCTTTCTTTGAGTGCAAATGCAAATATAGAGAAATCCGCTGATGAAACACATCAAACATTGAATAGTTATTTACAAATTACCCCCGCTAGAAATTTTTATTTTCAAGTTGGTTATGATGCCTCAAAAAAAACTGAAATTCTTGATGGATTGGAAGAGGTTTCAAACGCAGGTAATATATTTTTAGGGGCAGGGGTTATACATAATGCTGTAAATATAAACGCAAGAGTAAATTTTACAAATGACGAAGCAGGCAGATTTTCAAACACTGGAGTAGTTTCAGTAAATGCTAGTTACAATTTCAACCTTACTAAAAAGAAAGTGGTTAAAGATTGATGATAGGCGGTAAAGTTAAATATCTAGCTCTTTGAGTAAATCTGGGTTGGAGATACCTTTTTCAGTAATGAAATTGAAGCGTTTTTCTGGTTTTTTGCCCATTAAATCTTCAACCATATTTTCGGTTATAGATGGGTCATCTTCAAGGGTTACCTTAAGAAGTGTTCTATTTTGTCGGTTCATAGTGGTTTCTTTAAGCTGATGGGCGGTCATTTCTCCTAAGCCCTTAAATCTGCCGATTTCAATCTTCTTTTTACCATTTTCTGAGAGTTTTTTAACTAATTCATCTTTTTCTTTATCATCATTTGCGTAAATGGTTTTATCCCCAATTTTAAGGCGGTAAAGTGGCGGTTTTGCAAGGTAAAGCCGGCCTGAATCAATCAAACCCTTCATTGAGCGATAGAAGAATGTCATAAGCAAAGTTGCGATATGAGCCCCATCAACATCAGCATCTGTCATAATGACAACTTTACCATAGCGTAAATCTTCAATTTTGAACTGACTGCCAGTGCCAACACCAAGTGCGGTGGTTAAATCTTTAATTTCCTGATTGGCGAATATTTTATCATCAGTTGCGGAAGCGACATTCAAAATCTTGCCACGAATTGGCAGAATTGCCTGAGTATTCCTATCGCGAGCTTGTTTGGCTGAACCACCTGCTGAATCACCCTCTACAATAAAAATCTCAGTATCTTCTGTGTTTTCAGAGCTACAATCTGCAAGCTTGCCCGGGAGCCTAAGCCTTGAGGTGATGGTTTTCCTCTGCGTTTCCTTTTTTAATTTGCGAGAAATTCTTTCATCTGCATATCTAATTATTGTTTCAATGAGATTAGAAGATAAATCTTTATTCTGCCCAAGAAGATTATCAAACCTATCTTTCACGGCGTTTTCAACTAATTTTACGGCTTCTTGATTTAAGAGTTTTTCCTTAGTTTGCCCTTGAAATTGAGGCTCGGAAATAAAAGCGGAAAGAACAAAAATCGCATTCGAAAAAACATCTTCATTAGTTATTTTTTCAGATCTTTTACCAAAAATTTTTTCTGCATATTCTTTGATGGATTTAGTAACTGCAGATCTAAAGCCTGATTCGTGCGTGCCTCCAAGTGGTGTTGAAATTGTATTGCAGTAAGAATAGCTCTTGCCCTCATTTTCAGCGAATTCTAAATTAGGCCAGATGATTGCCCATTCAACCTTGCCTTTATCATTAGATAAATCGCTCGCACCATAAAAATAATCCCTACCAATAACATCTTGGTTTATTGTAATATCGTTGATGAAATCCCGAATGCCATTCTTAAAGCATATTTTTTCAGAGGCTGGAATTGGCTTTTCAGGGTTAATAATATTTTCATTGCAAGCCCAATTTATAACAACGCCAGAAAATAAGTAAGCCTTTGCTTTCACCATATTATATAATTTCTCAGGCTTAAATTTATGCTTGCCGAAAATTTCAGCATCTGGAGAAAATATAACTTTTGTGCCTTTGCCTTTTGAGTTTTCCGAAATAATTTTTAACTTAGTTTGCGGGTTTCCTTGTGAATATTCTTGGCGATAAGTTTTGCCATTTCTAATAACTTCAACCGCTAAAAAGCTAGAAAGTGCATTTACAACTGAAATACCAACGCCGTGCAATCCGCCAGAAGTTTTATAAACGTTTGTATTAAACTTTCCTCCTGAATGGAGGGTTGTAAGAATCACTTCTAATGCTGACTTACCTGGGAATTTTGGGTGTTCATCAATTGGAATTCCTCGCCCATTATCAGAGATTGTAAGCGAATTATTATCATCTAAATATATAAAAATTTCTTTAGCGTGGCCTGCAACGGCTTCATCCATTGAGTTATCCAAAACTTCAATCGCGAGGTGATGCAATGCGTTTTCATCAGTGCCACCAATATACATTCCAGGGCGACGGCGAACAGGCTCAAGCCCTTCTAAAACCTCTATGTCATCAGCAGAATATTCAGTGTTTTTCTTTTCTTTAACTGGTTTTATTTCAGTTTTTACATTTTGCTTTTGATCAGAGTTTTTATTTTTTTTCACATCACTTATTAAAGAAAGTAAATCAGACATATCAAAAATATTATTTTCCAATCAACTAACTTTATTTTTAGCCCTTTGCAAGTAAATATGATTTTTTTACTATTTATCTTGAATGGAAATTTTTTATAAACTATATCATATAAAAAATATTAACAAAAAATTTTTATGAAATTAAATCTCAATTTTGGCTTAAAAAATATAGTAATTGCAGTGCTTGCATTGGCAACAATAGGTCAGGGGGCAGTGATTTTACTTAATCAAGATGCTATTCTTGGAAGTAGTGAAAATTCTGCAAATACTAATGATTGTAGGGTTATTAAAAGAAATTTTTCTGGTGAATTAATTGCCCTTGCTGATGGCAAAGAAATTTATGAGCAGGAAGTTCGTGAAAGATTGAATTTTATAACGGGTGGCAGAGGTTCACAAATTAATTTAGGACAGATGGATGCACAAGGTCTAGAAGCCGTTGCAAGGGAAGCAGCAGTTCAGAAAAAAGTTCTTGAAGAGGCTTATCTTAACAATATTCAAAATGATCCTGAGCTTCAAAACAGAGTTGATGATTTAGTTGAAAATATTTACAAAGAAAAATATCTAGAAACTATTGCAAAAGCAGCGGTTACAGAGGAAAAATTAAAATCTTTATATGATGAATTAGTTTCAAAAGCAAAAACCTCTAAGCAATATAAGGTAAAACATATTCTTCTTAGAAGTGATGCAGAGGCTAGGCAAGCAATTGAAAAAATTAAATCTCAAAGATTTGAAGATGTTGCTAAATCTATGTCAGTTGATAAGCAATCTGCGGTTCGTGGTGGTGATTTAGGTTACATCTTCCCAGAAGAATTTGTTTTAGAATTCTCTCAAGCCGTTAAAAAGCTTGGTAAAGGGCAGACTTCAGGCGTTGTAAAAACTGAGTTTGGCTATCACATAATTAGAGTTGAAGACATTAAAGATGCTGAAATTCTACCTTATGAAAAATCTAAGCCAAGAATTGAAAAACAGCTTGGTGCTGAAGCGGTTAAAACTTACATTGAAGAATTATCCAAAAAAATAAATGTCAATGTGGTTAAGCAGCCAGCACCTGCTAACGCAAATCCTGCTGAAGGGCAAGCACCAGTGAATCCAGAATCGCCTGCTACAACTGCACCTTCTGAACCATCTCTTAACCCAGATGAAGTGAAGAATTAAACTTGCATTGATAGGTATAGATATATTTGGTTGATTTAACCTCAAATTGTCACCCCGTGCTTGTCACGGGGTTAATAGTTGAAAGTGTTTGTAAACAAGCTTCTGAGCGTGTTTTATGGTTAACCCCGCAATAAATGCGGGGTGACAGAATGTGAGATAAATAGCTTAAATTTAGTAAAATATATCTTTACCTAACAATACCATTAAACTTCTAATGAATAATCTTGAAATAGCGGAAAAGGCGGTCAATTTAGCTCTTAAAAATGGTGCTAGTGACGCTGATGCGGTGGTTGTGCAGTCACTCAACCTTTCATACAGGCAACATCAGGGCAAACCTGAGAATATTGAATCTTCTGAAACTAGAGATTTAGGAATTCGGGTTTTCTTATCGCAAAAAGAAGGTTCAAAAATCGCACTAATTTCAACCAATAATTTGCTTGAGAAGAATATTGAATCAACAGTTGAAAAGGTTATTGAGCAAGCAAAATTATCACCACTAGATGATTCTTATCGCCTAGCAAATGAAACTGAATTTTATAAAGGTGATGATTTGGATTTGCAAATAAATTGCCCAAATTCTGCTAATATTGATGAACTCAAAAACTGGGCTTCAGAAGCCGAAGAAACGGCACTTTCTTATAAAGGTATCACAAATACAGAATTTTCTGAAAGTGCATATTCAAAAAGTGAAACGACAATTTTTACTTCAAAAAAATTTGCAAAATCCTATTTTACAACAGGGTATAATATTTCTGTTTCAGTGATTGCAGGGCAGGGCGTTGATATGCAAACAGATTATGATTATACCTATAAATGCAACAAATCTGATTTGTTATCGCCTAAAAATATTTCTATTTCTGCCTGTGAAATGGCAATTAAAAAACTTTTTCCTAAGAAAATTAAATCAGCAAAATTGCCTGTGATTTTTGATAAAAAAGTTTCAAAAAATCTTCTTTCAAATTTTATCAGCGCGATAAATGGTAATTCTATAGTTAAAAATTCCTCTTTTTTATCGGATAAAATGGGTACACAAATTTTTCCTAAAAATGTTAATATATTTGATAACCCACTGATGTTGCGAGGTATAGGATCTCAACCTTTTGATGCTGAAGGGCTTAGAGGTGCTGAAATTCCTCTTGTAAAAAATGGTGTTCTTGAAAACTGGATTTTAGATTTGCGTTCTGCATCAAAACTTGGGTTAATCTCAAACGGCAGGGCTTCTCGTGGGATAAATACTCAGCCCTCACCTTCTTCAACCAATGTTTATATGAATGGCGGTAAAATAAACTTTCAAGATATGCTAAAATCAGTAAAAAATGGTTTTTATGTAACTGATGTTTTTGGAATGGGTGTTAATGGCATAACCGGCGATTACAGCCAAGGTGCTAATGGTTTTATGATTGAAAATGGTGAAATAACCTATCCAGTTGCTGAAGTTACAATCGCTGGAAATTTATTAGAAATGTTTATAAATTTGCAAATTGCAGATGATTTAGAATTAAGATATTCTAAAAACGCCCCAACTATTTTGGTTGAAAATATGACTATCGCTGGGAGTTGATTTCGTTAATCGTCCATCGTTAATCGTTAATGGTTAACTGCGATAAACGATTAACGATAAACGAAGCACTTATGAAAAAAGTAATTACATCAACAATGATTGGGAATGGCTTGGAGTGGTATGATTACGCCCTCTATGGCCATTTTGCTGCGTTAATTAGCAGGCATTTTTTTCCTCAGCAAGATCCTGTAGTTTCGTTAATTGCAACATTTGGAATTTTCGCGGTGGGCTTTTTAATGAGACCAATAGGAGCGGTTTTCTTCGGTTATATCGGCGATAAATATGGCAGAAAGCAAGCCCTTTCACTTTCTATTTTGCTTATGGCAATTCCAACGGCTTGCATAGGCTTACTGCCAACTTATGAGCATATTGGAATCTGGGCGACAATTTTACTTACTATAATTAGGCTTGTGCAAGGCGTTGCAATCGGCGGAGAATTTGGTGGCTCAATTGTTTACTTAGTTGAACACGCATCAGAAAAAAATAAAAATTTAATTGGAAGCACCTCTGTAATAAGTATGCTAATTGGCGTTTTGCTAGGTGCTGGAATTTCATCACTTTTAGCTACAATTATGAGTGAAGAAAATTTTGTAAATTATGGCTGGCGGATTCCCTTTATTCTGG carries:
- a CDS encoding flagellar hook capping FlgD N-terminal domain-containing protein; the encoded protein is MVSAIGSSFITNKSSSFQEGSDAFLKTSEDYLQLFMAQIKYQDPTEPFGVDKMASQLANLSSVQQSIETNTSLKDLLKVSSSSQASSVANFINRQVEYIGNEFYYFPEAGSQNVSYKAEKDFSSAIAEIKDEGGKTIWKGSVESTQGEHKFSWDGKDDLGNAKLEGKYSVLIYGMDAEGKQSPFQTITNGIVSGVDYTQNGQPTLVFGNQKSPIKVSIANVANVFGGGEINIINNN
- a CDS encoding flagellar hook-basal body complex protein — translated: MSLFGALSASLTSLTSQSTAVNIISNNIANLNTTGFKSSSASFQTLVAGRVGGGVLDSIRQNIDTQGAIQSTGAGTDLALQGNGFFAVTNRAGLSSFAEGGNVDTLYSRAGSFRTNSDGNLVNEAGYALLGWPLDSEGRLPGVSGNSTYTRSAKDLASLVPVSTASITGTATPTSSINAKINLRAEEDVLQGAGGLLDPVSSANATNSATDIIIPAGFANGATMTVTTGIGDSFVYTYGGVALSDDIAGGIGGVTSPTATFTAAPFTNGAEFTITVNDGTGAKTFTYRFTATSNTSLGEFRNLNELSQIINATSGLRARVNNGILYIAGDDANSSLAFSDVASSGLVAGLGLDDDSITFNSTGTRFASLGNLKSAIDATGNQKIAAILNNPTGSATLNIYNVDPTDTITFTDSLAGDDLLDEFSLNTTAIPPVYDATAPVGGGKNMASGAIPADFSRTITVYTSLGQPLDLRLAFAKIRDSENEGSWAVELYASDPTQVTGAVSSLKDDGLIAYGVVSFNGDGTLKSVSGPSTAGASIAGDIILDPAGLAVAQTLNLRLGTAGDVGIGKSDGLSQFGGQYSVDNLSQNGFPTGRLQALQINAEGLVTAVFDNSLSSVVYKLPIVTFANPNGMTQESGNAFSSNSESGGANLGEVGDAGVGTIVPGALEVSTAEIGSELTALIVSQQAYGASANVLRKVGELFDELKQL
- the parE gene encoding DNA topoisomerase IV subunit B, producing the protein MSDLLSLISDVKKNKNSDQKQNVKTEIKPVKEKKNTEYSADDIEVLEGLEPVRRRPGMYIGGTDENALHHLAIEVLDNSMDEAVAGHAKEIFIYLDDNNSLTISDNGRGIPIDEHPKFPGKSALEVILTTLHSGGKFNTNVYKTSGGLHGVGISVVNALSSFLAVEVIRNGKTYRQEYSQGNPQTKLKIISENSKGKGTKVIFSPDAEIFGKHKFKPEKLYNMVKAKAYLFSGVVINWACNENIINPEKPIPASEKICFKNGIRDFINDITINQDVIGRDYFYGASDLSNDKGKVEWAIIWPNLEFAENEGKSYSYCNTISTPLGGTHESGFRSAVTKSIKEYAEKIFGKRSEKITNEDVFSNAIFVLSAFISEPQFQGQTKEKLLNQEAVKLVENAVKDRFDNLLGQNKDLSSNLIETIIRYADERISRKLKKETQRKTITSRLRLPGKLADCSSENTEDTEIFIVEGDSAGGSAKQARDRNTQAILPIRGKILNVASATDDKIFANQEIKDLTTALGVGTGSQFKIEDLRYGKVVIMTDADVDGAHIATLLMTFFYRSMKGLIDSGRLYLAKPPLYRLKIGDKTIYANDDKEKDELVKKLSENGKKKIEIGRFKGLGEMTAHQLKETTMNRQNRTLLKVTLEDDPSITENMVEDLMGKKPEKRFNFITEKGISNPDLLKELDI
- a CDS encoding peptidylprolyl isomerase — translated: MKLNLNFGLKNIVIAVLALATIGQGAVILLNQDAILGSSENSANTNDCRVIKRNFSGELIALADGKEIYEQEVRERLNFITGGRGSQINLGQMDAQGLEAVAREAAVQKKVLEEAYLNNIQNDPELQNRVDDLVENIYKEKYLETIAKAAVTEEKLKSLYDELVSKAKTSKQYKVKHILLRSDAEARQAIEKIKSQRFEDVAKSMSVDKQSAVRGGDLGYIFPEEFVLEFSQAVKKLGKGQTSGVVKTEFGYHIIRVEDIKDAEILPYEKSKPRIEKQLGAEAVKTYIEELSKKINVNVVKQPAPANANPAEGQAPVNPESPATTAPSEPSLNPDEVKN
- a CDS encoding TldD/PmbA family protein; its protein translation is MNNLEIAEKAVNLALKNGASDADAVVVQSLNLSYRQHQGKPENIESSETRDLGIRVFLSQKEGSKIALISTNNLLEKNIESTVEKVIEQAKLSPLDDSYRLANETEFYKGDDLDLQINCPNSANIDELKNWASEAEETALSYKGITNTEFSESAYSKSETTIFTSKKFAKSYFTTGYNISVSVIAGQGVDMQTDYDYTYKCNKSDLLSPKNISISACEMAIKKLFPKKIKSAKLPVIFDKKVSKNLLSNFISAINGNSIVKNSSFLSDKMGTQIFPKNVNIFDNPLMLRGIGSQPFDAEGLRGAEIPLVKNGVLENWILDLRSASKLGLISNGRASRGINTQPSPSSTNVYMNGGKINFQDMLKSVKNGFYVTDVFGMGVNGITGDYSQGANGFMIENGEITYPVAEVTIAGNLLEMFINLQIADDLELRYSKNAPTILVENMTIAGS